The Brachyhypopomus gauderio isolate BG-103 chromosome 19, BGAUD_0.2, whole genome shotgun sequence DNA segment GCAGCCATGGATCCCATGAGCCAAGCACAACGGACCGAATTTGTCACACTCGCTCCCTTCTTGCTctcctgattttttttttgtgtttatatatTGAACAGCTGCATCGCAAACCAAACTCCAGATTTTCACGTCGCCTTTCTAGAACTGGAATCCCTCGGCTGGCACGTTGGCTGACGAATTGAACCCGTACGTCCCGCCCTGGATGGCCTCTGGGACCAAGGTTGAGTCCTCATCGATctgagggaggagagacagcTCCGTTAACCAGCACGCCACTGTCTCCATGACAAACATTTATGAGATCAAAGCCCAGATTAGGTCTCATGACGCCCAGGGACTCCTGCCCATCATCTGTGCAGAGCAAATACATCTTTCACTCTCGGAACGAAAGTAAATCAATCCCCAAAACGTCACAACGCTGAACCTGAAACGTGCCTCAACCCACACCACTTTAACCCAGACGGCGAGAGGAAAACTCACGTCATCAGAGGAGAAGAACTGATCGATGATTTCATACGCCAGTTTGTAAATATCCTCATTCTCGTGATTCTGTAGCTGTTCAATTTTCTCCAAACCTGAGGAAAGTAGAGACAGATGTTAGCAGCTGCTCACACGAATATGGATGCCAAAACAATACCGGTGCAGACTAAAAGCACCTGACCATTTCCCCTCCACAGATCTCCCTCTCAACGCTACTGTTAATCACCAGACTTTTAGGGGCTAGGATGACTGCACTGTCCCCTCGATGGGAGGAGCAaaggagagggggtgagaggggatTGGCTGGCcgctcctcacctccacactcctctatcAGGTTGGCGATAGTCTCTGCCTCGTCGTCCGCCATTTTGAGGATGTTGCTGAGGCCGTCCAGGACGACCTGCACCACCTGGGCGTCCTTCACGGTCAGCAGGTTGCAGAAGGGAGGGATGACCTGCTGCTGGATCAGGTACGCCACCTAGTGGACACGGGAGAGCAGTGTGTATCCACGCCGGGACCAGGGAAGGGTTgggagtgggcgtgagggtgggcggggttgggcatggggggggcggggctcaCCTGCTCTTTGCGGCCACTGATGGTCAGGTTGCTGATGGCCCACGCAGCCTCTTTTTGGGTTCCGAAGTCTCCCTGTAACGACACAACACCAATTACACCTTTAAAGGTCATAGCAACCTGAAGTCAAACCAACGACATATCGAGGCTTTTGGCAAGAGACGGGCCGAGCTGGCTGCATTTACAGAACAGCTCAATTTAGTTACTCCGTCAGCAGCACTGACATTAGGAAATTCACCTTTTTAATGCCAAAGTGTCCATTAAAGTGGTCTTTAGTGAAAGCGTTGTATAAGAAAGAATgagcaaagagagagaaagacattaGGGCAAAAAGAACAAGGCACCTTGTCAAGCAGCAGGATGATCATGGGCACCAGACTGGCGTCAATGACGGCCTGGACCTGCTGCTGGTTCCCCGCTGTGATGTTAGACAGGAACCACACCGCCTCCTGCAGGACAGACGGAGCATAACATCTGTGTTAGAGTGTCGATACTCTTCTTGGGTTCCTCGTGGCACACGGACGCTGGGAAAGGCCACGCTGGATCAGACCCTCCCAAGagctgtgggcggagccacagccCCTGGTCGACACGGTGATGGTGGGCGGGCTGGGGATTGGGGGCGGTGCCGAGGCTTTAATCATCAGCCCAATCACAGAAAGGCCTCTGTTTGAGTGACGGGCCTCAGATGCACTCCTTTTTCTGCACTGACTCAGTGGTCTGTAGCACCCCCTATCCACCAGCTGGAcagtgacaacacacacacacacacacacacacacacacacacaccccttaatCTCACTGTGAAATGTCAAGCAAACCCTACTGAGTCTATATCCAAGCTTCCTCCTCTGATGGATCTTCATCCTGGACGTTGAACCCCCCCTGAAGACTATGAGAACACACCGACACCCATTCATACATCACCCAGTCAAGCACAGAGTCTCTGTCATCATGTCCAGCAGATATGCACACAACCCCGAGCGTCTGCAGTGTGTGTACCTTGTTGATCTTCTCCTTGgggtgtgtgagcagggcgGGGAAGTGGCTCAGGGCATCACAGTTCAGCACCACCTGCGTCTGCTCGTCTGTGCCGGTCACGATGTTCCCCACGGCTCTCAGCGCTGCCGTCTGCAGGAGAAACCAACAGCCCACTCAGCCGTCTGcactaggcttgtcacgatactaagaattacaactttgatctgatactttaaaaaatattgaaattcgataccaaagtcagatactgtgctcatttccgttttaaagcctttttattttttttataaacaaacaaatgaatattgtattttgtttcacaaatgtcaaataaaaggtgtagtccctaccacattaaaacaaacaaataattgcacattaatataaattaacaaataATAGTAGCACAGtttggaattcacatttagaagtcaaaaaaggctagcgcaaaaagtgtattttaagtatactttaaacaactttaagtaactttaacttcagtattagagtagagttcagtattcatagatgattgatccgttgtagtacgatcactttttttttctctttgtaTGCTGTCGCAATTACGGCTGTTAAACCAAGAATATAACtaacatttgctaggataccataatcggacgaacataaattgttaccgggcggggtgtaaaatggacacaaattaagtattatatcgcaatcaatcgatcgccagtggttgccgccagagcgaactggtaactcattgaatcatagatatggatcagaggtaaataaactagattttttttatcGACGTAAGAAATTGGAAGTGTgctgtgagagcgtgtgaagacggtcaaatgcgtgtctccgctcaatgcgtgagagttggcaaccctgtggtattatatataaaaaaaataataaaaataaaataaaaaaaaaaaacaatcctcaaaaacaggggaaggaacatttacctgacaaattttaatgttgctttgtgtttcaggtttgaaaagtgctagaatttaggctaaagtacttgaaaatgcttgaaattgtaacttcatttcacaacaaatatctgtctgactgaacagttctcttgtattacgttaacgagcctcttgtaattccaggacgaaacatgagaacgtgaagaaatATAATAAACGAAAataaaacaaccattaaataatgtgattaaaagtgaattattttgagtaaatatttaacttaagtttaacgtgctgggaaatatttaaatggaccttgaaagtgacgtatatgtgcttgaatttcaccttgtaaaggtgtatgaaccctgcaaacataactttgttcattgcgttgaggggcgcgaagttacaaaattcgaggggtgcacgaccttgcgaatcgacagcgcgcgaggccaccgcgattacatcattttcgccgtgCGGACCCTTGTGCTGCTCGCAgcgcatcaagtataaaccaggctttagcgcccttcgttgaaatgttccgaaagcacagcttggttttccatctgtatgtGCTtcaaatccaaagtatttccacacagcacttctgctgctttccttgcttattaagacgagctgcgaacacactacgtttgctttagctgccattgtAGCATTACAAACGTTTGGGTAGGTCAAacaaaagcgcattttatgtaaaaaagtATTGATACTTggagaaacgagtattgtaccatttcagaatgttcagtatcgatatatcaatttttttgacaacactaatcTGCACAAGCGGCCCGAGCGTGCAGCACCAGACTAACCGGGCCAGTCTCCCCGCCAGCCCTTAATACTAACACTACTTAATACGCCTCCAGCACCCGAGCGGACCGGCACACACAGACCGCTCCAGTCTTTCAACACCACAAGACACGACTGGGCCCGGCAAAGGGCTTTTAAATATCGCCCTTGAAATCGGGTATTTATATTTTATCATTTCACTCGCCATCTGAGCCAGTGGAAGCAGAGCGGCCCTCGCCGGTCCAGCAGGACCGACCCAAAGCACAGGAACCAGACTTCAGCGGACGTTCTCACTCAGAGAAACTTGCACGTAGACGTTTACCAGGACAACTGGGTATCTGATCTTGTGTTATACCAGAGGAGCGACGGTCACACCAGCAGAGCAAAGTGTGTGTCATTCTCTCCTGAATGATCATGTTGGCAGCAGCTGACCTGAACTTTGACCTCCTGGTGGCTGAGCAGGGGCACCAGGTGAGGGACGATGCCAGAGTCGATGACCATCTGGATTTGTTCGTTGCCGGCGTCTGTCAGGTAGGACAGGGCCCAGACGGTGTCCACCAGGATCTGCCcagatacaacacacatccTAACTCACTCTCGGCTCACAgaagcatacacacaccacctcgCCCActcatcaaaacacacacacacacacacacacacacacacacacacacacacacacacaccacctcgcTCACAcctagccaacacacacacgagcgcacGCCACCCTGCTCACTCTTTGTTAAcagtgtgcgcacacacactcacacccttgCACACCAGTAATACCACAGCACCCAAAGACACGCCCACTCCTCGGAAAAACACACAGTCACTTCACTCAAACAAGCACACATTCGCGAGAGAGGAGCTGGTGTCATTATGGAGCGCCGCACGACTGCGCTAGGAGCTCTGCTGCGAAAACAGTGCCACGACACTTACATTCACATCCGTGTGGTGGATCAGGACACACAGAGCAGGCAGAATCTGTGTAGTAAGAGAAAGAGGAAGCGTAAGGAATTAATATACCAATCATGACCAAAGAGAGATGGGTGAAGTGATCTCTGGCACTCGGAGGTGAACCTGTACTCGGTTTGACTTTATAGCAGATTTGTTAAATATGGTCTACAAAATAGACAATGCACAATCTCAGGTTACGTGACCACGcccactcccctcctcctaCCTCCTGGATGGTCTCCATGGGAGGGGGCGGGTCCTTGTGGCGACACAGGTTGACCATGACCCAGGTGACGTTGCGGAGGAAGGTGATTGGGATGGAAGGACTGATGAAGGACAGGAGAGGCTTGACCACGCCCAGGCTGATCACGTAGTCCCTGCACTGGGGTCCATCACCTGGGAGGGAACACCAGCGCCACCATCAGTCCACACACGCCTaactacacccaacacagagagcaccacacacaccctcacgtgATGTAAGACCACACATACTCAACCTTAGATTTCAAATACAAAAAGGAGCCTTAAAACTAATTACTGGTAGGTCACTTCAGTCAGCCATTGTGAGTCTAAGTTGACAGTGAGTTACATTACAAATGACGCGCCAGTCATTACAAATTCCAGGCATTTTGATGGTGTACATGAAGGACTCTGTACAGAAGAACTCAAAAGGAGACTCTGGAGTGTAAACCAGGGTTAAAACCCCAACGCCTGATGGTCATGAGACAGGAGAATGTGCCTCAAAGTGCTTCAAGACACGCAACACTGTTGGAGAAGTTCATGTGAAGACAGACTCTACACTAGAAATGACCTTAACTACTCTGAGGCAGGGGTGGGCGAAATACGTGTACAAGTCGTGTACGGTTTGGACTGCAGACAGCCGGCAGCTTCAGAACTCGAGAGATCAGACAACGGCAACGTCAGAGATCAGACGTCCAGCCACAGGTCAGGAACTCACCAATGATGTTCCCCAAAGCCCACACGGCCTGCTCACACACATTCTGGTGGGGAGAGTGGAGCAGCCTCAGGAACAGGGGAACtgcgtctacacacacacacacacacacacacacacacacacacacagggatgatTAAAGACAGCATGACTCAGATGTTTCTGCCTCTAGTTGTGATGACTCATCATCAGACTGGGTCTGTGCTGCTTCTGAATTCACCCGAGTGGGCCACACTCTCCTTCACACAGCGCCCTCACTGAGGGACGCCTGGTCTAACTACTTACCTAACCCTTTTATCCTgaccctcactcacctcccacagcgaccccccccccccccgacctcAATACCCTCCTGtaactacaccccccccccccatactctCCCGTAACTACCCCCCCCTGACCCTCACTGCCCTCCTGCAGCTAAAGACACTGCTCCAGGTCAGTCTAGGACTCTACAGCACCAATCCAACAGCTTGATCACACCACACCCCAGAACACCTCCTAGATTTGATTTGACCCCCAGTTCCCAACCCCGCCCACCTCTGACGCAGACTTACTGGACTGCACGACGGCCTGCGTCTGCTCAGAGGTTCCTGACGCAATGTTGGTCAGAGCCCAGGCTGCCTCGAACTGGAGCGACggacttgagagagagagagagagagaaattagcAGCACGctcaaacaaaaacagacagacgggCGGAGCGGAAGACAAGGACAGCAGGTGGACGTACTTATCGTCTCTGTCCAGGCAGTGCACTAGGATGGGCAGAATACCAGACTTTATCAAGTCGTCTATCGGAGGGTTGCGGTCACTTGATAGCAGCTTCCTACAAAGACAACGTGATGCATGAAAGAAACAGAAATACAAGGTCATGATATCAACACCATTCTCCACACAGACGCACCAGTACTTAAGGAACCCGTTCTGACACAGTGTTCTGAGCATCCGAGCCGAGCGTCGGTCGGCGTAGCAACAGACCCTAGGAGGCGGAGCTTACCTGGCAGCTTGTACTGCGCTCAGCTGTATGCCCTGGTTGTCACTGGTAGCGTTCTGCAAACGACGACACACGGCATGAGAAAGGCCAGCGCCACACAAGAAAAGGCAGTGTGCAATTACTCTAGTCTTCACGTCTGTGCTCGATTATTCTAGTCTGCATCTCGGCTGGCCCTCACGTCTTGTGCGTTATTCTAGTCTTCTTCAGAACTGGCCCTCACATTTGGCAGCATCAGAAGCTAAATCGGCACCGAAGCTAATTAGCTGAATCTTCACTTCAGCTAAAGAACTCGACTGTGTACCCAATGTGTCTAGGCAGGAAAAGTCAAAGATGAACCTGTTAGCTTAACCTGGCCACAGCACACCTACTGTTGACACTTCATTTCAGGATCATTATAAAACTGTGGGTTTTGTGCAACAAAAAAGTTTACTTGGACTTACTTGGACTATTGCTTCCAAAGAGGTGTTTTGCTGGGAAGAAGGAAAAGAACAGAAGAGAGAAGGATTAGTGGAACCCACAACTCCCTCACAGTGCACTGGTCTTACTGCGAGAAACTGCGAGACGAGCTCAGAGAACCCCGGACGTTCCGATACGAGACGTGCGTGCAGAAGGACGCCACGCTGCAGACAGGAAGACGAGCAGCTTACTGTTCTGAAATCTCCGTCCACGTCAGAGTCGTCGCAGATGTCCTCGTGAGGCACGTTCCTCCTCTTCAGGAGGTGTTCGTCCCTTTTATTCTGAGAAAAGATGTGGACACTGAGATGGGCCGAGGGTCACGGCCGCCCCATAAAGCGGGCCTGTACACTTCGTTACCTCATGTGCTCGATTTAGGGGTAGATGTATAGTGTTACTCTCGCATATCTGCGTTTCAAGGAAGCGGGTAAATATAAACACAAGTGGGAATAACTGATAATAGAAAACACGAGTACCTTCCTCAGCTCAACCACCACCTCAGTCCTCTGTCTTCTCATCGTCTGTGGGAAAGAGGACAGGATCATTTAAGGAACATAATGGgggaatataaatataaatgtgtaCGGGCGTGTGCATTTAAGGAGATGGTAACAGGTAAGAAATCTGACTGGGCCATTTTTAAAGTAGCAAGGCCAAGACTACAGGCAAACCGGCAGTCTCCGAGCAAGAACAGATAGACTACAGATTTCCGAGCAAATCGGCAGTGCACAGAACATGAGGCGCATAAGTTGCACATACACAGTAAATCTACGGCGAGGTCACCAAGGGCCGAGTGTGCTAAGCCATTTCCAGCATGTTCTGGCAGTCAAAACGCAGCTATGAAACACTACACGCACCGGGTGGTCAGGCACCAAAAAACTTGGCTTTGAACACACCTAAAACACACATGGTAGGTTTATGTGATGAGTACATTAAGTACACCCAGTTCTTTCACTTTCGACAAAAGcctgcaacaaaaaaaaaagaaaagaaaaaaaaaagaaaagaaaaaaaaaaaaaaagaggaaaaactCAAGCCATATTGTTTGTGTTTGACCTTAACAATACTGCTGAATTCCTCAGAGGTTTACAGTAGCACCATGCACCTTAAGCAACAGTAGGCTTGAGCATGTGATGTCACAAGCCCCCAGAAGCAGAGCCACACCTGACCCAGCCACGTCCTCAATTGGACCTACAATTTCCCAGGATATGCCAGgacatttaaaatgttgaaaGTAACCTAGAaaccaacaaacaaaaatgttcaGGGGAAAACAAAGGTTAAACTCAACCACACTGGCAGCTAAAACAGGGCTGGTGTTTAATGCAGTGCCATTCCACAGTGTTGGTGCAGTCCTGCATAGTATGGGGTTCATTTCTTCAATATCTGACATATTCCAAACCTTTATATCTGACACCACAATATTCATGAATTTGTATGAACGTAGCAGACTAATGAATTGACTGATTCCACGTTCATTGGTATGTGGTGACTGGAGTAGAGAAACATGTGAGCTCATGGCCCAGGAAGAGAAGCTGGGAACATCCGTTTGTTTTTCAGAACAGGCGTCTCAGGAATGTCAGCCGGATCCACTTCATCACACCACAGcgatcagcacacacacacacacagtgtgtattGCCCCATTTCTCTAAATCACGACTTacaaaatgtgataaaaaggcGAAAGAAGCACTCACCACGCATTATGGCGAGACAAATGTACTACGGTGCCTAATAAGAATGAAGAAACGCTTGAAGGAACAGTGTAGCTCCTCCTGACCCGTTTACACCACCCTGAATATCCTACATATGGGTAGGAGAAGGCGGCTGAACGCGGCCTGCTTAACCTTCACTCTCTTAAACGTCTCGCCGTCCTGTTTTGGACCAAGGAGGCACGTTAAACCGGGAGGAGCAGAGCTCATCGTCTCAAAAAAGAAGACTGACTAATGTGTTGGCCTCGGAGACTCGCCTAAGCCATCTTCTATATTAACAACCAGCTCACCATCTTGTAACTGTTACACTTACAAAGGCGGCTGGCTGATAATCAGCGTTACCAAATGTCGTGGGGGTGTTGAGCAAATTTCAATTTCAATGAAGAATTAGCATGACGTGTGTACAAGCCAACATGTCTCCTGAGGCATTAAAGGCCACTTGGCGAGTTTTATCATTCGCTGGACAGTATGGTTCAAATATTGCTGATTAAACCGTCATCTTTTACCGTCTAGCTACGCCGGCTAGTTAGAGATGATACAAAGACGTGAGCAGTGCGCTAACCGCCCCCCCACCAGCCCCCTAACgggttagccagctagctagcccACCCAACCCACCCCACAACCCGCTAGCCAGCTACTCTAGCCTGCGTCTCTGAGTACAAGACAGGGTGTCACGGTGACAAACACTGGGATtaactattttattttattttttacaattaAAAGTAATATATCTAGTTATTCAGACGGTTATGGTAATCTGGGCTTAAACCTAGCTGGTTAGCTGCCGCCTGGGGGTAATAGCGGGCTAGCAGGCTAGCTATCCTGCCCA contains these protein-coding regions:
- the kpna4 gene encoding importin subunit alpha-3, which codes for MNDNEKLDNQRLKNFKNKGRDLETMRRQRTEVVVELRKNKRDEHLLKRRNVPHEDICDDSDVDGDFRTQNTSLEAIVQNATSDNQGIQLSAVQAARKLLSSDRNPPIDDLIKSGILPILVHCLDRDDNPSLQFEAAWALTNIASGTSEQTQAVVQSNAVPLFLRLLHSPHQNVCEQAVWALGNIIGDGPQCRDYVISLGVVKPLLSFISPSIPITFLRNVTWVMVNLCRHKDPPPPMETIQEILPALCVLIHHTDVNILVDTVWALSYLTDAGNEQIQMVIDSGIVPHLVPLLSHQEVKVQTAALRAVGNIVTGTDEQTQVVLNCDALSHFPALLTHPKEKINKEAVWFLSNITAGNQQQVQAVIDASLVPMIILLLDKGDFGTQKEAAWAISNLTISGRKEQVAYLIQQQVIPPFCNLLTVKDAQVVQVVLDGLSNILKMADDEAETIANLIEECGGLEKIEQLQNHENEDIYKLAYEIIDQFFSSDDIDEDSTLVPEAIQGGTYGFNSSANVPAEGFQF